The following proteins are encoded in a genomic region of Aethina tumida isolate Nest 87 chromosome 8, icAetTumi1.1, whole genome shotgun sequence:
- the LOC126266420 gene encoding uncharacterized protein LOC126266420, which translates to METRKTLNGETVAMAEETEEAVVIVEVVATDLIMMKRGLKMARKAQKAEEEMTCGKMATIIIKEIEEMLKGMAAVQTEEEEDDVLVEMLTVATNLITVTKDGEKMTKKAKEAKEKMTTGKVETTIREIGIPLNTEGAVVIVEAVATDLIMMKRALKMTRNAQEAVQEIK; encoded by the exons ATGGAAACAAGGAAAACATTGAATGGGGAAACAGTGGCAATGGCAgaggaa ACCGAAGAGGCCGTAGTTATAGTCGAGGTGGTGGCAacagatttaataatgatgaaaCGTGGGTTGAAAATGGCGAGGAAGGCTCAAAAGGCAGAAGAGGag aTGACATGTGGTAAAATGgcgacaataataataaaggaaaTAGAGGAAATGTTGAAAGGAATGGCAGCGGTACAGACAGAAGAG GAAGAGGACGATGTTTTGGTCGAGATGTTGACAGTCGccacaaatttaataacagtaaCAAAGGATGGGGAGAAAATGACCAAGAAGGCGAAAGAGGCGAAAGAGAAG ATGACAACTGGGAAAGTGGAGACAACTATAAGAGAAATAGGGATACCACTGAAT acCGAAGGGGCCGTGGTTATAGTCGAGGCGGTGGCAacagatttaataatgatgaaaCGTGCGTTGAAAATGACGAGGAATGCGCAGGAGGCAGTACAGgagataaaatag